One Panicum virgatum strain AP13 chromosome 3N, P.virgatum_v5, whole genome shotgun sequence DNA segment encodes these proteins:
- the LOC120666346 gene encoding uncharacterized protein LOC120666346 isoform X3 produces MQAAAGSVSWVTAPPSVLGGGCAPSASVKGRAGSGGGGGAGVRGVGVARCCARAQAKEKRPQRVRKSKEERREMVESFINSYRVSNDGKFPSVNLTHKEVGGSYYIVREIVRDVIQENRVLGPGGLDAMALSFEDCPDSSEVSMKHELGQDNIESLEMSDNGQVGKGSVSESSSSEESFSLQNNSVSIEILLGSSNILEAGVLKSVEKDGSAAGATLLETNLEKQDEVPSGGPIEVSLNSSEEQDPSSAHVSDYDKNIDLNSQTDAHEGVGSFVTNRVILSSESTAVYETNGALLREHVTLNNDSQNGSKDSVVDDANVLAATNGILQEKQASFHDHVPSNESLPADDVQSLDGQSSTRLSANSINGFSSEAEVTTKTIEASNEHSLQAELEQPLLDTICDRQENGGSLVSHSALDTKENFKSAAEER; encoded by the exons ATGCAGGCCGCGGCCGGCAGCGTCTCCTGGgtcaccgcgccgccgtccgtcctcggcggcggctgcgcgccGTCGGCTTCGGTCAAGGGGAGGGCTggcagcggcggagggggaGGCGCGGGCGTCCGTGGGGTCGGCGTGGCGCGGtgctgcgcgcgcgcgcaggcgaaggagaagcGCCCGCAGCGGGTGCGCAAGTccaaggaggagaggagggagatggtCGAGTCCTTCATCAACAG CTACCGGGTTTCAAATGATGGAAAGTTTCCGTCAGTCAACCTTACACACAAGGAAGTTGGAGGGTCCTATTATATAGTTCGTGAGATCGTGAGGGATGTCATTCAAGAGAACAGAGTTCTTGGTCCTGGTGGTTTGGATGCTATGGCACTGAGTTTTGAAGATTGCCCTGATTCCTCAGAGGTGTCCATGAAGCATGAATTAGGTCAAGACAATATAGAGAGCTTGGAAATGTCTGATAATGGTCAAGTCGGTAAGGGTTCTGTGTCAGAATCATCCAGCAGCGAGGAATCATTTTCATTGCAAAACAACTCCGTCAGCATTGAGATACTTCTGGGGTCATCTAATATTTTAGAGGCTGGTGTTCTGAAAAGTGTAGAAAAAGATGGGAGTGCAGCTGGTGCAACATTATTGGAGACAAACCTTGAGAAGCAAGATGAAGTTCCATCTGGGGGACCTATTGAAGTTAGCCTGAATAGTTCTGAAGAGCAAGATCCTTCATCTGCTCATGTTTCTGATTATGATAAAAACATCGATCTAAACAGTCAGACGGATGCCCATGAGGGGGTGGGCAGTTTTGTTACTAATAGAGTTATTCTTTCCTCAGAATCTACTGCTGTTTATGAAACAAATGGTGCACTTTTAAGAGAGCATGTGACTTTAAATAATGACAGTCAGAATGGCTCAAAAGATAGTGTTGTTGATGATGCAAATGTTCTTGCGGCAACCAATGGTATTCTTCAAGAAAAGCAAGCATCTTTTCATGATCATGTTCCGTCAAATGAAAGTTTACCGGCTGATGATGTTCAGAGCTTAGATGGCCAATCTAGCACGAGATTATCTGCTAATTCCATAAATGGTTTTAGCTCAGAGGCTGAAGTCACAACCAAGACTATTGAAGCATCTAATGAACACAGTCTGCAAGCTGAGCTTGAGCAACCATTGCTTGATACTATCTGTGATCGACAAGAAAATGGTGGCAGTCTTGTTTCTCATTCAGCATTGGATACGAAG GAGAACTTCAAAAGTGCAGCAGAAGAAAGATGA
- the LOC120666347 gene encoding uncharacterized protein LOC120666347: MAIDLPPPSACTRVYTCCAHAAPIYLIVASASPPTSPNNHKKAWILKGIGIRSTMDDVPDRSVRLTIEAQPSDPGAAPGFLAGTPFEPQLSGSPPRPSVGAPGGGGGDSNSERWVDDGAVAAAGPERRLTLLALRLAVLEKAASGLGALGFIWATVVLLGGFAITLERVDFWSVTAILLVEGARIFSRSHELEWQHQATWSLAAAGRSSARLVARSFRLVFSRAGGCGSGKAAAGGGGAAASCGGRRRGGWTWTAWWPRSWSWSWSFLSGHVGRLFYWLQLASATACVALSGVRLARQDFGEAADARTNRRSALDIFYGLALAEALLFLAEKAAWEWEVSHGRLLERVAAECRLAGAPGLVAIRRFFYDAYSRCVEGSIFDGLRMDLVSFAEELIVGGSRDEQRIGVGILVNVAASPRLGDDALRRVGTSPAVVERLVEMLSWNGAAERGARASAALVVSKLASKKRNALRVAGVLGAIESVSSLLHAADEECNLLGLLIIKKLARDHDNCSKIGNARGLLDKIIDFSAIGGGASQSPSSSPANGPTAALVTASRAKAVQRSLQVIKMLAETTGSTGKQLRREVAEIVFTGSNIRAVLQHAPAGHAGLRRLGAEVLTRLAMDADARERIGGTGGVVAILLDMFLRPGAADAARAEAGEALAMLALESPRNCERILRAGGGASAVDRLVDALEDAAIGVGAGRVLTNLCAYAGGSGGRFQHLRRATRGAATALRGVAAADEPKPLEVSLGLAAQLVRLMGPRELVRHLAAAGVTEAGLASRLVGVLAAHACPSIRAPRVRRFAVELVIALLRAAAPTMAEPMAAAGMGAELRRVAETTSELECFHVFSGSAGLSRHAVGLAALVDAALELMAAAEPEPAAHE, from the coding sequence ATGGCGATCGACCTCCCGCCGCCAAGCGCGTGCACTCGCGTATATACATGCTGCGCGCACGCAGCCCCTATCTACCTTATCGTTGCATCGGCATCTCCACCGACATCACCTAATAATCATAAAAAAGCTTGGATCTTGAAAGGGATCGGCATTCGATCGACGATGGACGACGTCCCCGACCGGTCGGTGCGGCTGACCATCGAGGCGCAGCCGAGCGACCCGGGGGCAGCGCCGGGGTTCCTGGCGGGGACGCCGTTCGAGCCGCAGCTCtcgggctcgccgccgcggccgagcgtgggggcgcccggcggcggcggcggcgacagcaaCAGCGAGCGGTGGGTGGACGACggcgcggtggccgcggcggggccCGAGCGGCGGCTCACGCTGCTGGCGCTGCGGCTCGCCGTGCTGGAGAAGGCGGCCAGCGGGCTGGGCGCGCTGGGGTTCATCTGGGCCACCGTGGTGCTCCTCGGCGGGTTCGCCATCACGCTGGAGCGGGTGGACTTCTGGTCCGTCACGGCGATCCTCCTCGTCGAGGGCGCGCGCATCTTCAGCCGCAGCCACGAGCTGGAGTGGCAGCACCAGGCCACGTggtcgctcgccgccgcggggaggTCCAGCGCCCGCCTCGTCGCGCGATCCTTCCGCCTCGTCTTCTcccgcgccggcggctgcgggagcgggaaggcggcggcgggagggggtGGAGCCGCGGCgtcgtgcggcggccggcggcggggcgggtggACGTGGACGGCATGGTGGCcgcggagctggagctggagctggagcttcCTGTCGGGCCACGTCGGGCGGCTGTTCTACTGGCTGCAGctggcgtcggcgacggcgtgcgTGGCGCTCTCCGGCGTGCGCCTCGCCAGGCAGGACTTCGGGGAGGCCGCCGACGCGCGGACGAACCGGCGGTCGGCGCTCGACATCTTCTACGGGCTGGCGCTCGCCGAGGCGCTGCTGTTCCTGGCGGAGAAGGCGGCGTGGGAGTGGGAGGTCAGCCACGGGCGCCTGCTCGAGCGCGTCGCCGCCGagtgccgcctcgccggcgcgccgggGCTCGTCGCCATCCGTCGCTTCTTCTACGACGCCTACTCGCGGTGCGTCGAGGGGAGCATCTTCGACGGGCTCCGCATGGACCTCGTGTCCTTCGCCGAGGAGCTCATCGTCGGCGGCTCCCGCGACGAGCAGCGCATCGGCGTGGGCATCCTCGTCAACGTGGCGGCGAGCCCGCGGCTCGGGGACGACGCGCTGCGCCGGGTCGGCACGTCGCCCGCCGTCGTGGAGCGCCTCGTGGAGATGCTCAGCTGGAATGGCGCCGCCGAGCGCGGCGCCCGGGCGTCCGCGGCGCTCGTCGTGTCCAAGCTCGCCAGCAAGAAGCGGAACGCGCTCCGCGTCGCGGGGGTCCTCGGAGCCATCGAGTCCGTGTCGTCGCTGCTCCACGCCGCCGACGAGGAGTGcaacctcctcggcctcctcatcATCAAGAAGCTGGCGCGCGACCACGACAACTGCAGCAAGATCGGCAACGCCCGCGGCCTGCTCGACAAGATTATAGACTTCTcggccatcggcggcggcgcgtcgcagtcgccgtcgtcgtccccggCCAACGGACCCACCGCCGCGCTCGTCACCGCCTCGCGCGCCAAGGCCGTGCAGCGCTCGCTGCAGGTGATCAAGATGCTCGCCGAGACGACGGGCAGCACCGGGAAGCAGCTCCGGCGGGAGGTGGCCGAGATCGTGTTCACGGGGAGCAACATCCGCGCCGTGCTCCAGCACGCGCCCGCCGGCCACGCCGGGctgcggcggctcggcgccgaGGTGCTGACCCGGCTCGCCATGGACGCGGACGCGCGCGAGCGGAtcggcggcaccggcggcgtcgTGGCCATCCTCCTCGACATGTTCCTCCGGCCCggggccgccgacgccgcgcgcgccgaggcCGGTGAGGCGCTCGCCATGCTGGCACTCGAGAGCCCGCGCAACTGCGAGCGCATCCtcagagccggcggcggcgccagcgccgTCGACCGCCTCGTGGACGCGCTCGAGGACGCCGCCATCGGCGTGGGCGCGGGCAGGGTCCTGACCAACCTCTGCGCgtacgccggcggcagcggcgggcggttCCAGCATCTCCGCCGCgcgacgcgcggcgcggccacggcgctccggggcgtggcggcggcggacgagccGAAGCCGCTGGAGGTGTCGCTGGGCCTGGCGGCGCAGCTGGTGCGGCTGATGGGCCCGCGCGAGCTGGTCCGGCACCTGGCCGCGGCGGGCGTCACCGAGGCGGGCCTGGCGAGCCGGCTGGTCGGCGTGCTGGCGGCGCACGCCTGCCCCTCGATAAGGGCCCCGCGGGTCCGGCGGTTCGCGGTGGAGCTCGTGATCGCGctgctgcgggcggcggcgccgacgatgGCGGAGCCGATGGCCGCGGCGGGGATGGGCGCGGAGCTGCGGCGCGTGGCGGAGACGACGTCGGAGCTGGAGTGCTTCCACGTGTTCTCCGGCAGCGCCGGGCTGAGCCGGCACGCCGTCGGGCTCGCCGCGCTCGTCGACGCCGCGCTGGAGCTcatggccgccgccgaaccCGAGCCTGCTGCGCACGAGTGA
- the LOC120666345 gene encoding pentatricopeptide repeat-containing protein At4g02820, mitochondrial-like: MLARRLASPFAAAATARLLSAAAPEDSYAGGRGGGAGRGDTLGKRLLKLIYPKRSAVVVLRRWAEEGRTVQKYQLNRVVRDLRKYGRFKHALEICEWMRTQPEMRLLPGDHAVHLDLVAKVRGLASAEKFFEDMPERAKAPSTCNALLHAYVQHGVREKAEAMLVEMARAGYLTCALPFNHMMSLYMASGELEWVPEMIKELRRYTVPDLVTYNIWLTYCSKKNSVKGAEKVFDLMKDDRVVPDWMTFSLLASIYINAGLHVKGRDALVEMEKRASRKERAAYSSLLTLYASLSDRGNLDRVWNKMKLIFRKSSDTEYKCMLTSLTRFDDIAEAENIYREWESASGTRDSRIPNTILSYYIKNGMIEKAESFLSHIVEKRVKPSYSTWELFVWGYLSNNKADKVLECLEKALSSVEKWEPNHELAMAIFSHVEKTGDIETAEKILVMFRDAGYITTEMYNSVLRTYAKAELMPLIVEERMEQDKVTMDEETRRLLSLTSKYPIGEVTTLMS, encoded by the exons ATGCTCGCGCGCCGGCTCGCGTCccccttcgccgccgcggccaccgcgaggctgctctccgcggcggcgccggaggactcctacgccggcggccggggaggaggcgcGGGGAGGGGGGACACGCTGGGGAAGCGGCTGCTGAAGCTCATCTACCCGAAGCGGAGCGCGGTGGTGGTGCTGCGGCGCTGGGCGGAGGAGGGCCGCACCGTGCAGAAGTACCAGCTCAACCGCGTCGTCCGGGATCTCCGCAAGTACGGCCGCTTCAAGCACGCCCTCGAG ATCTGCGAATGGATGCGGACCCAGCCGGAGATGCGCCTCCTCCCTGGTGACCACGCCGTGCACCTGGACCTCGTCGCCAAGGTCCGGGGCCTGGCGAGCGCCGAGAAGTTCTTCGAGGACATGCCTGAGCGCGCCAAGGCACCCTCCACTTGCAACGCCCTGCTGCACGCGTATGTGCAGCACGGCGTAAGGGAGAAGGCCGAGGCCATGCTGGTGGAGATGGCCCGGGCTGGGTACCTCACCTGCGCGCTTCCCTTCAACCACATGATGTCGCTGTACATGGCGAGCGGAGAGCTGGAGTGGGTGCCGGAGATGATCAAGGAGCTCAGGAGGTACACCGTCCCGGACCTCGTCACCTACAACATCTGGCTGACGTACTGCTCCAAGAAGAACAGTGTGAAGGGTGCAGAGAAGGTGTTTGATCTGATGAAGGATGACAGGGTTGTTCCTGATTGGATGACCTTCAGCTTGCTGGCAAGCATTTACATCAATGCTGGCCTTCATGTCAAAGGGCGAGACGCGCTGGTTGAGATGGAGAAAAGGGCCTCCAGGAAGGAGCGAGCAGCCTACTCGTCGCTCCTCACCCTGTATGCAAGCTTGTCAGATAGAGGAAACTTGGACAGGGTATGGAACAAAATGAAACTGATTTTCAGGAAGTCAAGTGACACCGAATACAAGTGCATGCTCACATCGCTGACGAGGTTTGacgacatcgcagaagcagagAACATTTACAGGGAATGGGAATCGGCTTCGGGAACACGCGATTCCCGGATCCCAAATACAATTCTTTCTTACTACATCAAGAATGGCATGATTGAAAAGGCCGAGAGCTTCCTCAGTCACATTGTGGAGAAACGAGTTAAGCCCAGCTACAGCACCTGGGAGTTATTCGTGTGGGGTTACCTTAGCAACAACAAGGCAGATAAGGTCCTTGAATGTCTGGAGAAGGCCCTGTCAAGCGTGGAGAAATGGGAACCGAACCATGAGCTCGCCATGGCGATCTTTTCACATGTTGAGAAGACAGGCGACATTGAAACTGCAGAGAAGATCCTGGTCATGTTCCGGGATGCAGGGTACATCACCACTGAGATGTACAACTCGGTCCTGCGCACTTATGCGAAGGCTGAGCTGATGCCCCTGATAGTTGAGGAGCGCATGGAACAGGATAAGGTGACGATGGATGAGGAGACCAGGAGACTGTTGAGTTTGACGAGCAAATACCCAATTGGTGAGGTCACAACGTTGATGTCTTAG
- the LOC120666346 gene encoding uncharacterized protein LOC120666346 isoform X1, with amino-acid sequence MQAAAGSVSWVTAPPSVLGGGCAPSASVKGRAGSGGGGGAGVRGVGVARCCARAQAKEKRPQRVRKSKEERREMVESFINSYRVSNDGKFPSVNLTHKEVGGSYYIVREIVRDVIQENRVLGPGGLDAMALSFEDCPDSSEVSMKHELGQDNIESLEMSDNGQVGKGSVSESSSSEESFSLQNNSVSIEILLGSSNILEAGVLKSVEKDGSAAGATLLETNLEKQDEVPSGGPIEVSLNSSEEQDPSSAHVSDYDKNIDLNSQTDAHEGVGSFVTNRVILSSESTAVYETNGALLREHVTLNNDSQNGSKDSVVDDANVLAATNGILQEKQASFHDHVPSNESLPADDVQSLDGQSSTRLSANSINGFSSEAEVTTKTIEASNEHSLQAELEQPLLDTICDRQENGGSLVSHSALDTKGLLQTEVQHSVVEVDESQFKTSTSGVTKEEVEATNASHEQGTSTTTSISRRTSKVQQKKDDNLFWLVLRAFVVAISKIWAK; translated from the exons ATGCAGGCCGCGGCCGGCAGCGTCTCCTGGgtcaccgcgccgccgtccgtcctcggcggcggctgcgcgccGTCGGCTTCGGTCAAGGGGAGGGCTggcagcggcggagggggaGGCGCGGGCGTCCGTGGGGTCGGCGTGGCGCGGtgctgcgcgcgcgcgcaggcgaaggagaagcGCCCGCAGCGGGTGCGCAAGTccaaggaggagaggagggagatggtCGAGTCCTTCATCAACAG CTACCGGGTTTCAAATGATGGAAAGTTTCCGTCAGTCAACCTTACACACAAGGAAGTTGGAGGGTCCTATTATATAGTTCGTGAGATCGTGAGGGATGTCATTCAAGAGAACAGAGTTCTTGGTCCTGGTGGTTTGGATGCTATGGCACTGAGTTTTGAAGATTGCCCTGATTCCTCAGAGGTGTCCATGAAGCATGAATTAGGTCAAGACAATATAGAGAGCTTGGAAATGTCTGATAATGGTCAAGTCGGTAAGGGTTCTGTGTCAGAATCATCCAGCAGCGAGGAATCATTTTCATTGCAAAACAACTCCGTCAGCATTGAGATACTTCTGGGGTCATCTAATATTTTAGAGGCTGGTGTTCTGAAAAGTGTAGAAAAAGATGGGAGTGCAGCTGGTGCAACATTATTGGAGACAAACCTTGAGAAGCAAGATGAAGTTCCATCTGGGGGACCTATTGAAGTTAGCCTGAATAGTTCTGAAGAGCAAGATCCTTCATCTGCTCATGTTTCTGATTATGATAAAAACATCGATCTAAACAGTCAGACGGATGCCCATGAGGGGGTGGGCAGTTTTGTTACTAATAGAGTTATTCTTTCCTCAGAATCTACTGCTGTTTATGAAACAAATGGTGCACTTTTAAGAGAGCATGTGACTTTAAATAATGACAGTCAGAATGGCTCAAAAGATAGTGTTGTTGATGATGCAAATGTTCTTGCGGCAACCAATGGTATTCTTCAAGAAAAGCAAGCATCTTTTCATGATCATGTTCCGTCAAATGAAAGTTTACCGGCTGATGATGTTCAGAGCTTAGATGGCCAATCTAGCACGAGATTATCTGCTAATTCCATAAATGGTTTTAGCTCAGAGGCTGAAGTCACAACCAAGACTATTGAAGCATCTAATGAACACAGTCTGCAAGCTGAGCTTGAGCAACCATTGCTTGATACTATCTGTGATCGACAAGAAAATGGTGGCAGTCTTGTTTCTCATTCAGCATTGGATACGAAG GGACTGTTGCAAACAGAAGTCCAGCACAGTGTGGTAGAGGTAGATGAAAGTCAATTCAAGACATCAACATCTGGGGTTACAAAGGAAGAGGTTGAGGCAACCAATGCCAGCCATGAACAAGGAACGAGCACCACTACCTCGATCAGCAG GAGAACTTCAAAAGTGCAGCAGAAGAAAGATGACAACCTATTCTGGCTTGTCCTTAGGGCATTTGTTGTTGCTATATCAAAAATCTGGGCAAAGTGA
- the LOC120666346 gene encoding uncharacterized protein LOC120666346 isoform X2 has product MQAAAGSVSWVTAPPSVLGGGCAPSASVKGRAGSGGGGGAGVRGVGVARCCARAQAKEKRPQRVRKSKEERREMVESFINSYRVSNDGKFPSVNLTHKEVGGSYYIVREIVRDVIQENRVLGPGGLDAMALSFEDCPDSSEVSMKHELGQDNIESLEMSDNGQVGKGSVSESSSSEESFSLQNNSVSIEILLGSSNILEAGVLKSVEKDGSAAGATLLETNLEKQDEVPSGGPIEVSLNSSEEQDPSSAHVSDYDKNIDLNSQTDAHEGVGSFVTNRVILSSESTAVYETNGALLREHVTLNNDSQNGSKDSVVDDANVLAATNGILQEKQASFHDHVPSNESLPADDVQSLDGQSSTRLSANSINGFSSEAEVTTKTIEASNEHSLQAELEQPLLDTICDRQENGGSLVSHSALDTKGLLQTEVQHSVVEVDESQFKTSTSGVTKEEVEATNASHEQGTSTTTSISRHALCLLTLRCMLTVYNFLHMSQKATVY; this is encoded by the exons ATGCAGGCCGCGGCCGGCAGCGTCTCCTGGgtcaccgcgccgccgtccgtcctcggcggcggctgcgcgccGTCGGCTTCGGTCAAGGGGAGGGCTggcagcggcggagggggaGGCGCGGGCGTCCGTGGGGTCGGCGTGGCGCGGtgctgcgcgcgcgcgcaggcgaaggagaagcGCCCGCAGCGGGTGCGCAAGTccaaggaggagaggagggagatggtCGAGTCCTTCATCAACAG CTACCGGGTTTCAAATGATGGAAAGTTTCCGTCAGTCAACCTTACACACAAGGAAGTTGGAGGGTCCTATTATATAGTTCGTGAGATCGTGAGGGATGTCATTCAAGAGAACAGAGTTCTTGGTCCTGGTGGTTTGGATGCTATGGCACTGAGTTTTGAAGATTGCCCTGATTCCTCAGAGGTGTCCATGAAGCATGAATTAGGTCAAGACAATATAGAGAGCTTGGAAATGTCTGATAATGGTCAAGTCGGTAAGGGTTCTGTGTCAGAATCATCCAGCAGCGAGGAATCATTTTCATTGCAAAACAACTCCGTCAGCATTGAGATACTTCTGGGGTCATCTAATATTTTAGAGGCTGGTGTTCTGAAAAGTGTAGAAAAAGATGGGAGTGCAGCTGGTGCAACATTATTGGAGACAAACCTTGAGAAGCAAGATGAAGTTCCATCTGGGGGACCTATTGAAGTTAGCCTGAATAGTTCTGAAGAGCAAGATCCTTCATCTGCTCATGTTTCTGATTATGATAAAAACATCGATCTAAACAGTCAGACGGATGCCCATGAGGGGGTGGGCAGTTTTGTTACTAATAGAGTTATTCTTTCCTCAGAATCTACTGCTGTTTATGAAACAAATGGTGCACTTTTAAGAGAGCATGTGACTTTAAATAATGACAGTCAGAATGGCTCAAAAGATAGTGTTGTTGATGATGCAAATGTTCTTGCGGCAACCAATGGTATTCTTCAAGAAAAGCAAGCATCTTTTCATGATCATGTTCCGTCAAATGAAAGTTTACCGGCTGATGATGTTCAGAGCTTAGATGGCCAATCTAGCACGAGATTATCTGCTAATTCCATAAATGGTTTTAGCTCAGAGGCTGAAGTCACAACCAAGACTATTGAAGCATCTAATGAACACAGTCTGCAAGCTGAGCTTGAGCAACCATTGCTTGATACTATCTGTGATCGACAAGAAAATGGTGGCAGTCTTGTTTCTCATTCAGCATTGGATACGAAG GGACTGTTGCAAACAGAAGTCCAGCACAGTGTGGTAGAGGTAGATGAAAGTCAATTCAAGACATCAACATCTGGGGTTACAAAGGAAGAGGTTGAGGCAACCAATGCCAGCCATGAACAAGGAACGAGCACCACTACCTCGATCAGCAGGCATGCACTTTGCCTTCTAACTTTGCGTTGCATGCTTACTGTTTATAATTTCCTTCATATGTCGCAAAAGGCGACAGTATATTAG